The proteins below are encoded in one region of Fibrella aestuarina BUZ 2:
- a CDS encoding type IX secretion system plug protein, which translates to MRQSSHTRWVLCTVLFVGWSLCGFVGEGIAQTPIATEDRIYDPKIATVLLYPQVGSAMGASQGGLPAQSLNVPIGKLDDQEAAPMQLEFDDLTASYRNFRAKILHCNTDWKRSVLNDIEFTYQYNDNPIVDYQISIGTKVPYYHYRYTLPRLKLPGNYVLVVFNENRPDEVLFTRRFRLYSQRVGVAAGVRFSTDVSQQFSDQQVDFSIQYSAYQSQVTSPQDDFRVIVRQNYRDDRTVTDLRPTNVRAFDQTLEYRAIDLRNTFPGGNEYRYFDTRTVLSRANYVERINRLADKTVAYVQTDRPRSTVAYTQFDDFNGLFVIDHRETGDGATSADYIETVFTLLVDELPNATVYANGAFNFWALTDRNQLAYDPTLGGYRGRIWLKQGVYNYNYSVMGIAPPVTRSGIVRDGNETLIEGDFSQTENAYEVFVYHRPPGARADQLIGYTQIQYGARR; encoded by the coding sequence ATGAGACAATCAAGCCATACCCGTTGGGTTCTTTGTACTGTGCTGTTCGTCGGCTGGTCGCTCTGTGGCTTCGTCGGGGAAGGCATTGCGCAGACGCCCATTGCCACCGAAGACCGCATTTACGACCCCAAAATTGCGACGGTACTGCTCTACCCGCAGGTGGGTAGCGCAATGGGTGCATCGCAGGGTGGGTTGCCCGCGCAAAGCCTGAACGTACCCATCGGCAAGCTCGACGATCAGGAAGCCGCCCCGATGCAACTCGAGTTCGACGATCTGACGGCCAGTTACCGCAACTTCCGGGCGAAAATTCTGCATTGCAACACCGACTGGAAACGCTCGGTGCTGAACGACATTGAGTTTACCTACCAGTACAACGACAACCCGATTGTCGATTACCAGATTTCCATCGGCACGAAGGTTCCTTACTACCATTACCGCTACACACTGCCCCGGCTGAAACTTCCCGGTAATTACGTGTTGGTGGTGTTCAACGAAAACCGGCCTGACGAGGTGCTGTTTACCCGCCGGTTTCGGCTCTATAGCCAACGGGTGGGCGTGGCAGCGGGCGTTCGGTTCAGCACCGACGTGAGCCAGCAGTTCAGCGATCAGCAGGTCGATTTCTCGATTCAATACAGCGCCTACCAGAGTCAGGTAACGTCCCCGCAGGATGATTTTCGGGTAATTGTCCGGCAGAATTACCGCGACGACCGCACCGTGACCGACCTGCGCCCAACCAACGTGCGGGCGTTCGACCAAACGCTCGAATACCGCGCCATCGACCTGCGCAACACCTTTCCCGGCGGCAATGAATACCGCTATTTCGATACGCGCACGGTGTTGTCGCGGGCAAATTACGTCGAGCGCATCAACCGCCTGGCCGATAAAACAGTGGCTTATGTGCAAACCGACCGACCCCGTAGCACGGTGGCCTACACGCAGTTCGACGACTTCAACGGCCTGTTTGTGATCGACCACCGCGAAACGGGCGATGGGGCCACGAGTGCCGATTACATCGAAACCGTTTTCACGCTGCTGGTGGACGAATTGCCCAACGCCACCGTATACGCCAACGGGGCCTTCAACTTCTGGGCGTTAACCGACCGCAACCAGCTCGCCTACGACCCCACGCTCGGGGGCTACCGGGGCCGCATCTGGCTCAAGCAGGGTGTTTACAACTACAACTACTCGGTCATGGGCATTGCGCCGCCAGTAACGCGGTCGGGTATCGTGCGCGATGGCAACGAAACGCTGATCGAGGGCGATTTCTCGCAGACCGAAAACGCCTACGAGGTGTTTGTGTACCACCGCCCGCCCGGTGCCCGTGCCGACCAACTGATTGGCTACACGCAGATTCAGTACGGCGCCCGGCGATAA
- a CDS encoding ABC-F family ATP-binding cassette domain-containing protein, which yields MISITNLSYYLGSRALYENASLHIKPNQKIGLIGLNGTGKSTLLRIIDGEYQPDGGTISKAGDVTIGFLNQDLLSYQTDDSILSVAMQAFARQLALQKQIDEILHQMETNYTDDLVDKLGRAQEEFEGLDGYSVQSKAEEILEGLGFSTDDLQRPLRTFSGGWRMRVMLAKLLLQRPSLLMLDEPTNHLDLPSIKWVEKYIQTYEGAVMVVSHDREFLDNVIDVTVEVANAKLNYYAGNYSFYLEEKALRNEIQKGAFENQQAKIRQTERFIERFKAQATKAKQAQSRVKQLARMERIDDVIDESARVNFKFQFSTQPGRHILHLDDITKAYGHKRILTRADIRLERGDKVALIGANGRGKSTLLRIISGSEPVNEGRRQLGHNVSFSFYAQHQLESLNVDDTLLDELKHANPNKTEGELRGVLGCFLFSNDEVFKKIKVLSGGEKSRVALAKVLLSQANFLLLDEPTNHLDMQSVNILIQALEQYEGTYVVVSHDRYFVSQIANKIWYIENEQIKEYPGTYDEYEEWMANRSPEELQAAAPAKSEKTNKVSENLIGLDARKEWQQALKKANQQAEEAEAKIGQLETRKKQLETELADPKTYGTNGALQTRQADYQRLTSELGTLQQQWEEAMLEAEELEGKLKG from the coding sequence ATGATTTCCATTACGAACTTATCGTACTACCTCGGCAGTCGTGCCCTCTACGAGAATGCGTCGCTGCACATCAAACCGAACCAGAAAATCGGCCTTATCGGGCTGAACGGTACGGGCAAATCGACGCTGCTGCGCATCATCGACGGCGAGTACCAGCCCGATGGCGGCACCATCTCCAAAGCAGGCGACGTGACCATCGGCTTTCTGAACCAGGATCTGCTCTCCTACCAGACCGACGACTCGATTCTGTCGGTGGCGATGCAGGCCTTTGCCCGGCAGCTGGCGCTTCAGAAACAGATCGACGAGATTCTCCATCAGATGGAGACCAACTACACCGACGATCTGGTGGATAAGCTGGGCCGGGCGCAGGAAGAATTCGAAGGACTCGATGGCTATTCGGTACAGTCGAAAGCCGAGGAAATTCTGGAAGGGCTGGGCTTCAGCACCGACGACTTGCAACGGCCGCTCCGCACGTTTTCGGGGGGCTGGCGGATGCGCGTCATGCTGGCCAAACTGCTCTTGCAACGGCCGTCGCTGCTGATGCTCGATGAACCAACCAACCACCTTGACTTACCTTCGATCAAATGGGTCGAAAAGTATATTCAGACCTATGAGGGGGCTGTTATGGTGGTATCGCACGACCGGGAATTCCTAGACAACGTGATCGACGTGACGGTGGAAGTCGCCAACGCCAAGCTGAACTACTACGCCGGTAACTACTCGTTCTACCTGGAAGAGAAAGCCCTGCGCAACGAGATTCAGAAAGGCGCTTTCGAGAACCAGCAGGCTAAAATCCGCCAGACCGAACGCTTCATCGAGCGGTTCAAGGCGCAGGCCACCAAAGCCAAGCAGGCTCAAAGCCGGGTGAAACAACTCGCCCGTATGGAGCGCATTGACGACGTGATCGACGAATCGGCTCGGGTGAACTTCAAATTCCAGTTCTCGACCCAGCCGGGGCGGCATATTCTCCACCTCGACGACATCACGAAGGCCTACGGCCACAAACGCATCCTGACCCGGGCCGACATCCGCCTTGAACGGGGTGATAAGGTGGCGCTGATCGGAGCGAACGGTCGGGGTAAATCGACGCTGCTGCGGATCATTTCGGGCTCTGAACCCGTCAACGAAGGGCGTCGGCAGCTGGGTCACAACGTGTCGTTCAGCTTTTACGCCCAGCACCAGCTGGAATCGCTGAACGTCGACGATACCCTGCTCGACGAACTGAAACACGCTAACCCGAACAAGACCGAAGGTGAGCTGCGGGGCGTGTTGGGCTGCTTCCTGTTCTCCAACGACGAGGTGTTCAAGAAGATTAAGGTGCTGTCGGGGGGCGAAAAGTCGCGCGTGGCGCTGGCAAAGGTGCTGCTCTCGCAGGCCAACTTCCTGCTGCTCGACGAACCGACCAACCACCTCGACATGCAGTCGGTAAACATCCTGATTCAGGCCCTGGAGCAGTATGAAGGCACCTACGTGGTGGTTTCCCACGACCGCTACTTCGTGTCGCAGATTGCCAACAAGATCTGGTACATCGAAAACGAGCAGATCAAGGAGTATCCGGGTACGTATGACGAGTACGAGGAATGGATGGCCAACCGCTCGCCCGAAGAGTTACAGGCCGCCGCTCCGGCGAAATCAGAGAAAACCAATAAGGTTTCCGAAAACCTTATTGGTTTGGATGCGCGCAAAGAGTGGCAGCAGGCCCTGAAGAAAGCCAATCAGCAGGCTGAAGAGGCCGAAGCGAAAATTGGGCAGCTGGAGACTCGAAAGAAACAACTCGAAACCGAACTGGCCGACCCCAAAACCTACGGCACCAACGGCGCTTTGCAAACCCGGCAGGCCGATTACCAGCGCCTGACGAGTGAGCTGGGTACGTTGCAACAGCAATGGGAAGAGGCGATGCTCGAAGCCGAAGAGCTGGAAGGTAAGCTGAAAGGCTAG
- a CDS encoding site-specific integrase: MKTPQLADVKCLLKDPRATAPTLISLVYRFNNGRFVYSTGQFVEPFQWDAGRQRAHTNQKNRSERAQYETVNAHLDRHRAALIRIVTRLQLAGIPFDNAILKLHLDAELDKAVKSTPVVEAPPLAESFNDYIVRFVGEAERGRRLNHKSVQYARYTLAGYMKLSRILTKYAEETGRGIDYDDITLDWYHHFKLWLTGRGLTLNYVGTLLKDLKVMLKQAHADGMHTNTAYQHKHFKKLVEEVDNVYLNDAELNTLYHYDLSANPRLDRVRDLFLIGCYTGLRFSDFSQLRPENITHEGRIFTRKTLKTFEKVSIPLNPNVLAILAKYEGVPPRTISNQKLNDYLKDLCELVGFTEGVEVGRTKGGKREVRYVPKYELVTSHTARRSFATNAYLAGVNPVMIMKVTGHRSESVFLRYIKVSSEQNALLLLQHPYFAGPTK; encoded by the coding sequence GTGAAAACGCCCCAATTGGCAGACGTCAAATGTCTGCTGAAGGACCCTCGCGCCACGGCGCCGACCCTGATCAGTCTTGTTTACCGCTTCAATAATGGGCGCTTTGTTTATTCGACGGGGCAGTTCGTAGAGCCCTTTCAATGGGACGCTGGGCGCCAGCGCGCTCATACCAATCAGAAGAACCGGTCCGAACGGGCTCAGTACGAAACTGTCAACGCGCATCTGGACCGCCACCGCGCCGCGCTGATCCGGATCGTCACGCGGCTGCAGCTGGCCGGTATTCCTTTCGACAACGCCATACTCAAGCTGCACCTCGACGCCGAGTTGGATAAAGCGGTCAAGTCTACGCCCGTGGTTGAAGCGCCGCCCCTGGCCGAATCGTTCAACGACTACATCGTGCGGTTCGTGGGTGAAGCTGAACGGGGCCGACGACTCAATCACAAAAGCGTACAGTATGCCCGCTACACGCTGGCCGGCTACATGAAGTTGAGCCGCATTCTGACTAAGTACGCCGAGGAGACCGGCCGGGGTATCGACTACGACGATATTACCCTCGACTGGTATCATCACTTTAAGCTCTGGCTCACTGGCCGGGGGCTGACGCTGAACTACGTCGGAACGCTGCTGAAAGACCTCAAAGTCATGCTCAAGCAGGCGCACGCCGACGGCATGCATACGAATACGGCGTATCAGCACAAGCACTTCAAAAAGCTGGTCGAGGAGGTCGACAACGTATATCTCAATGATGCCGAATTAAATACGCTTTATCACTACGATCTGTCGGCCAATCCCCGCCTCGACCGAGTGCGCGATCTGTTTCTGATCGGCTGCTATACGGGTTTACGGTTCTCAGACTTCTCCCAGTTGCGGCCAGAGAACATTACCCACGAAGGCCGCATTTTCACGCGCAAGACGCTCAAAACGTTCGAGAAAGTATCCATTCCCCTAAACCCGAACGTTCTGGCTATTCTTGCCAAATATGAGGGCGTACCGCCGCGAACGATTAGCAACCAGAAGCTCAACGATTACCTCAAAGACCTGTGTGAACTGGTGGGCTTCACCGAGGGCGTAGAGGTCGGCCGCACAAAGGGAGGTAAACGGGAAGTCAGGTATGTACCCAAATACGAGTTAGTGACCTCCCACACAGCCCGGCGCTCGTTCGCTACCAACGCGTACCTGGCTGGTGTCAATCCGGTTATGATCATGAAGGTGACCGGCCACCGCTCGGAATCGGTATTTCTTCGCTACATCAAAGTTTCGTCGGAGCAGAACGCCCTGCTGTTACTTCAGCACCCATACTTTGCCGGTCCAACCAAATGA
- a CDS encoding helix-turn-helix domain-containing protein: MFSTITQIQITPDQLKELVRDAVRSELADYTPPMPVGADLPEYLTRKQTARALQVSLNTLNEWSKDTPDRKAIIIPQKVATRVRYRREDVIKALKESRRFKKAEQPEQKPALPSTRRVRPTSTAKAA, encoded by the coding sequence ATGTTCAGCACAATCACCCAGATACAAATTACTCCCGATCAGTTAAAGGAACTGGTACGGGACGCTGTCCGGTCTGAACTGGCAGACTACACGCCCCCCATGCCGGTAGGGGCTGATCTTCCCGAATACCTCACCCGCAAACAGACGGCGCGGGCATTGCAAGTATCACTCAACACGCTAAATGAGTGGAGTAAGGATACTCCTGACCGTAAAGCTATCATCATTCCGCAGAAGGTAGCGACCCGAGTGCGCTACCGACGTGAGGACGTTATTAAGGCGCTCAAGGAAAGCCGTCGCTTTAAAAAGGCCGAACAACCAGAGCAAAAGCCTGCTCTACCGTCAACTCGTCGTGTACGTCCCACCTCAACCGCCAAAGCAGCATGA
- a CDS encoding DNA primase family protein, whose product MSDLLQQIGPVNFREKAGVGDDEDAKLSKAHYLVIIVQVILELARVNHWNLCQANGAFYIFNGAFYKEISPKDLRRFLQDAAVKMGADRFKCEHYEFAEQIFRQFEVTAHLPVPLSNREIIKINLQNGTYTIDRHGRGQLKKPDPADFLTHQLPFAFDPNAQCPLWQKHLDKVLPDASMQQILAEYIGYVFTSTKRMKLEKTLVLLGEGGNGKSVVYDVITGLLGSENISSHPLDELTKKETYRAEIADKLLNYCSEIASDINVSVFKAMTSGEALNARRLYGKPFQIEDYAKLLTNANRLPIVTEHSHAWFRRFLILPFEVQIKAHEKDIHLARKIITTELAGVFNWALAGLARLLAQNDFTDSEQVRQQNERYRNESDTVGLFLAEYRYEPYSETYEALQQLYNQYTSFCREDGHRNFVTKLNFRRRLETRGFLVGERNIGRVVFTRIRALD is encoded by the coding sequence ATGAGCGACCTACTTCAGCAGATCGGGCCAGTAAACTTCCGCGAAAAAGCTGGCGTCGGCGATGACGAGGACGCCAAACTGAGCAAGGCACACTACCTAGTCATCATTGTACAGGTAATTCTAGAACTGGCTCGTGTCAATCACTGGAATTTATGTCAGGCCAACGGCGCCTTCTACATCTTCAACGGAGCATTCTATAAAGAAATCAGCCCCAAAGACCTACGCCGCTTTTTGCAGGATGCCGCCGTAAAGATGGGTGCTGACCGCTTCAAGTGCGAGCACTACGAATTCGCCGAGCAGATCTTTAGACAGTTCGAAGTGACGGCCCATTTGCCCGTTCCTCTCTCTAATCGGGAAATCATTAAGATCAACTTACAAAACGGCACTTACACCATCGACCGACACGGCCGGGGCCAGCTCAAAAAGCCCGATCCAGCCGACTTTTTGACCCACCAGTTGCCCTTTGCCTTCGATCCCAACGCTCAGTGTCCACTTTGGCAAAAGCACCTCGATAAGGTGCTGCCCGATGCCAGTATGCAACAGATCCTGGCCGAATACATCGGCTACGTGTTTACCTCTACTAAGCGTATGAAGCTGGAGAAAACGCTGGTTTTATTAGGCGAAGGGGGCAACGGCAAGAGCGTAGTATACGACGTCATTACGGGACTACTGGGCAGCGAAAACATTAGCAGTCATCCGCTCGATGAACTCACCAAAAAGGAAACGTACCGCGCTGAAATCGCCGACAAGCTACTCAACTACTGTTCAGAGATAGCCTCGGACATCAACGTATCTGTATTTAAAGCCATGACCTCGGGTGAGGCGTTAAACGCCCGACGCTTGTACGGCAAGCCCTTCCAGATCGAGGATTACGCCAAGCTGCTAACCAACGCCAACCGGTTACCGATCGTTACCGAGCACTCGCATGCCTGGTTCCGGCGGTTTTTGATTCTGCCTTTCGAGGTGCAGATCAAAGCCCATGAGAAAGATATTCACCTGGCGCGAAAGATCATCACCACCGAACTAGCTGGCGTTTTCAATTGGGCACTGGCAGGCCTAGCCCGGCTCTTAGCCCAGAATGACTTTACCGATTCGGAACAGGTGCGCCAGCAAAACGAACGCTACCGCAACGAAAGCGATACGGTTGGGCTGTTTCTGGCCGAGTACCGCTATGAGCCCTACTCCGAGACCTACGAAGCTTTGCAGCAATTGTATAACCAGTATACCTCATTCTGCCGGGAGGATGGGCACCGCAATTTCGTCACCAAACTCAACTTCCGGCGACGGCTGGAAACGAGAGGGTTCCTGGTGGGGGAGCGCAACATTGGCCGGGTCGTCTTTACCCGCATCCGGGCCCTCGACTAA
- a CDS encoding DUF6371 domain-containing protein — protein MTASAYRYRLPRKAIKGTCPQCGRQRALSRYVDNQTGEALPDEFGRCDREDHCGYHLSPYHKIADGLSYADSQNPLNRLPKEWFRMVGKWKRSGMLAQGCQDTLVQMEGATDEQAQQVVKYVFSRPSLLPLSPLPSIHALPNDVFCSSVATRRYGQNQFYLLLSRQFGMSKAHELMQRFQIGTSSRWPGACVFWVVDLEKRARGGQVVLFADDWHKARYTDVEGNAQPCISSVGYCLLRYYQQQGQPVPDWLTDYQNNADRWPVPFGLSQLREASADAPIAIVEAPKTAVVCSAHFPDFVWLAIGGKSYLKPERLEPLRGRKLILYPDLNAFYDTVGRDGRTIKGWSTTADELRGQGFRVEVSSLLEEQATDQQRANGLDLADFLLEQPPTSSGIWPPPGSQPQYPPNP, from the coding sequence ATGACAGCCTCCGCCTACCGTTACCGACTGCCCAGGAAAGCCATCAAAGGCACTTGCCCACAGTGCGGCCGACAACGCGCCCTGTCGAGGTACGTTGACAATCAGACGGGCGAAGCCTTACCCGATGAGTTTGGGCGCTGTGATCGGGAAGATCACTGTGGTTATCACCTCTCTCCCTATCACAAAATAGCTGATGGATTGAGTTACGCTGACAGCCAGAACCCGCTCAATCGACTGCCGAAAGAATGGTTTCGGATGGTTGGCAAGTGGAAGCGTTCAGGGATGTTGGCTCAAGGTTGCCAGGATACGCTCGTCCAAATGGAAGGGGCAACGGATGAACAGGCTCAGCAGGTTGTAAAATATGTTTTTTCTCGACCCTCACTTTTACCACTTTCACCACTGCCCTCGATTCATGCGTTGCCCAATGACGTGTTTTGCTCATCAGTCGCAACAAGGCGTTACGGGCAAAATCAATTCTATCTGCTGCTGAGTCGTCAGTTCGGCATGAGCAAGGCTCACGAGCTGATGCAGCGCTTTCAGATAGGTACGTCCTCACGATGGCCCGGGGCCTGCGTCTTCTGGGTGGTCGATCTTGAAAAACGAGCCCGAGGTGGCCAGGTCGTCTTATTCGCAGACGATTGGCACAAAGCCCGTTACACGGACGTGGAAGGTAATGCCCAGCCCTGTATCAGTTCCGTGGGTTATTGCCTGCTTCGTTACTATCAGCAACAGGGACAACCTGTACCCGACTGGCTCACCGATTACCAGAATAATGCGGATCGTTGGCCCGTACCATTTGGCCTATCCCAATTACGAGAAGCATCAGCCGATGCACCAATTGCCATTGTCGAGGCGCCTAAAACGGCCGTTGTGTGCAGTGCCCACTTTCCGGACTTTGTCTGGCTGGCCATCGGCGGCAAGTCTTACTTGAAGCCTGAACGCTTGGAGCCGTTGCGGGGTCGTAAGCTGATCCTATACCCTGACCTCAACGCCTTCTATGATACTGTAGGCCGTGACGGACGAACGATCAAAGGTTGGTCGACGACCGCCGACGAATTACGCGGGCAAGGTTTCCGGGTCGAGGTATCCAGTCTTCTCGAAGAACAGGCTACCGATCAACAGCGCGCTAACGGCTTGGATCTGGCTGATTTCCTGTTAGAGCAGCCGCCAACCTCATCAGGCATATGGCCACCACCGGGCAGCCAACCACAGTACCCGCCCAATCCCTGA